The Argentina anserina chromosome 3, drPotAnse1.1, whole genome shotgun sequence genome includes a region encoding these proteins:
- the LOC126785749 gene encoding lysine--tRNA ligase-like, with amino-acid sequence MAAAESTPYLEELRRLLRMAEHPSTIGLISSEIRSLEIDQPPPPRLGKEASPAAEEANQEYYENRLNYIATLQNPYPHESSVSKTITEYVNEYEALLMDQQGVHLENITESLAGMAMRQRSSGTGCFFYDLCGNGARVQIYASARNSEMVRSEFLMFHSNVKRGDIVNVTGFPGKTMVGQISIFARSFVVLAPCLHMMPTVNPRGTEWSPGRPRNPETYSLRDQETRYRKRHLDLRTNPDVEHIVIDTRSEITFYIRQFLRNRQFREVDTPILHTIASGATARPFMTHHNELDMQLYMRIAPELYLKQLVVGGIERVFEIGKQFRNEGIDLTHNPEFTTCEFYQAYADYNHMMELTQEMFSGMVKELTGGYKIMYHSNGFDKDPIQIDFTPPFRRIDMIEELNKFANLKINPEDLFSEEANNALKAACNKYGIQCPPPETTARLLDKLVGHFLEEQCVNPSFIINHPEIMSPLAKGHRSRPGLTERFELFVNKHELCDGYTELNNPIVQRQRFANQLKDRQSGDDEAMPLDEGFCRALEYGMPPTGGVGFGIDRLCMLLTDSLNIKEVIPFPTMKPQDQQRAGSS; translated from the exons ATGGCAGCAGCGGAATCCACGCCGTACCTGGAAGAGCTCCGCCGTCTTCTGAGAATGGCCGAACACCCCAGCACCATCGGCCTCATTTCCTCTGAGATTCGCAGTTTGGAAATTGATCAACCTCCGCCACCACGCCTCGGCAAAGAGGCCTCGCCTGCTGCCGAGGAGGCAAATCAG GAATACTATGAAAACCGGCTTAATTACATTGCTACCCTCCAAAACCCATATCCCCATGAATCCTCTGTTTCAAAGACTATAACCGAATATGTGAATGAGTATGAAGCCCTCCTCATGGACCAACAAGGAGTGCATCTTGAGAATATCACAGAATCTTTGGCTG GAATGGCCATGAGACAGAGATCCTCCGGCACGGGTTGTTTCTTCTATGATTTATGTGGCAATGGTGCTCGAGTACAAATCTATGCTAGTGCCAG AAATTCGGAGATGGTTAGATCGGAATTTCTTATGTTCCACTCTAATGTGAAGCGCGGTGACATTGTTAATGTGACTGGGTTTCCAG GCAAAACAATGGTAGGCCAGATCAGCATCTTTGCGAGATCATTTGTAGTCTTAGCACCTTGTCTCCACATGATGCCTACTGTCAATCCAAGA GGAACTGAATGGAGTCCCGGACGTCCCAGGAATCCTGAAACATACAGTTTAAGGGACCAG GAAACTCGCTACCGTAAGCGTCACCTGGATTTAAGGACAAACCCCGATGTTGAGCATATAGTGATTGATACCAGGAGTGAGATCACTTTCTATATTAGGCAGTTTCTTCGTAATCGTCAGTTCCGTGAA GTTGACACTCCAATATTGCATACGATTGCTAGTGGAGCAACTGCTCGTCCTTTTATGACACATCACAATGAACTTGACATGCAGCTTTACATGCGCATTGCACCTGAACTCTATCTCAAACAGCTTGTTGTTGGTGGAATTGAGCGCGTTTTTGAGATAGGCAAACAATTTAGGAATGAGGGTATTGATCTGACGCATAATCCTGAGTTCACTACCTGTGAATTCTATCAGGCTTATGCAGACTATAACCACATGATGGAACTCACTCAGGAAATGTTTAGTG GGATGGTTAAGGAACTTACAGGTGgatataaaatcatgtatcaTTCAAATGGATTTGATAAGGATCCAATTCAAATCGACTTCACTCCTCCTTTCAG ACGGATTGACATGATTGAGGAATTAAATAAGTTTGCAAATCTCAAAATAAATCCGGAAGATCTCTTCAGTGAGGAAGCTAACAATGCGCTGAAGGCTGCGTGCAATAAGTATGGGATCCAATGTCCACCTCCTGAAACAACAGCTCGTTTGTTGGACAAG CTTGTTGGTCACTTTCTGGAAGAGCAATGTGTGAATCCATCATTCATAATCAACCATCCGGAAATAATGAGTCCATTAGCAAAGGGGCATCGATCAAGACCTGGCTTGACAGAACGCTTTGAATTATTCGTCAACAAGCATGAG CTTTGTGATGGATACACTGAACTGAATAATCCTATTGTCCAACGCCAACGATTTGCTAATCAACTCAAG GATAGACAGTCCGGTGATGATGAAGCAATGCCTTTGGATGAAGGTTTCTGTAGAGCTCTTGAATATGGAATGCCTCCAACTGGTGGTGTGGGATTCGGCATTGACCGCCTTTGTATGCTTTTAACTGATTCACTAAACATCAAAGAAGTCATCCCTTTCCCAACCATGAAGCCACAGGATCAGCAGAGGGCTGGATCCAGCTAG
- the LOC126785750 gene encoding uncharacterized protein LOC126785750 encodes MNDSCAVCADALEWVAYGTCGHKEVCSTCVARLRFISDDRRCCICKTESDVVFVTKAMGDYTKMVKELPSKATEGRCESYWYHEDTRAFFDDLDHYKMIKAVCNLSCGKCDKAGEKSNIQFRNIGQLKGHLFHQHNLVMCPLCLGGRKMFVCEQKLYTRSQLKRHISLGDSVVDGSERERGGFKGHPMCKFCKIAFYGESEIYTHMTTDHYRCHLCRSSGEEYEYYRDYNDLEIHFERGHFPCEDESCLEKKFVVFQSKAELKMHSTLEHGGRMSRSQRNAALQLPTSFRYGPSNEQDSRRGGIGVTFGGDSSDDQESSVETHNADETLHDPSSSTSQAGSSKLLGDRSDIDPIIKPIEWLSRSLGEPSSKYLQVALGKNGGRAKAQLEDSSLFPPLAPGSSSSQPTSKPDSDYALPDSNTMAAHLRRKSNRKMAVECPDTKPAVISFSEAWPAAGHVAPPTGSSQTLWPRTNVSGMASVVTKPAVSSRHAWPAARPVAPPTISSQTPWPKANVSVAAPTKLSQTLLPKSNSQNKEWPKTKVSCSGQNKMAFGKGAAQSSYASSAMHARVVENQETATEKNKCVSLDSTLDFPPVSAAQVVFRLPQHTSEPVLKVGDFRAANKSLVENIRAAVGFDEDKYTAFKDISVQYSRGLVDIKVYFDFVRQFGLSHLVLDLARLCPEAQKQRDLIDAYNASMRSNGAEEDEGWSQVNVRLKDSKKGKGKSSNKNGSTAAAALELSNSAGGPVQGAWRNKGGHKHF; translated from the coding sequence ATGAACGATAGCTGTGCAGTGTGTGCTGACGCCCTGGAATGGGTTGCTTATGGTACTTGTGGCCATAAGGAGGTCTGCTCTACTTGTGTGGCTCGCCTCCGTTTCATCAGCGATGACCGCCGTTGCTGCATCTGCAAGACCGAGTCCGACGTTGTTTTTGTCACAAAGGCTATGGGAGACTATACCAAGATGGTTAAGGAGTTGCCATCTAAAGCTACGGAGGGTCGCTGTGAATCATATTGGTACCATGAGGACACAAGAGCATTTTTCGACGATTTGGATCACTACAAGATGATCAAGGCAGTGTGCAATCTTTCATGCGGTAAATGTGACAAGGCAGGAGAGAAATCAAATATTCAGTTTCGGAACATTGGACAGCTCAAAGGACACTTGTTCCACCAGCACAATTTGGTTATGTGTCCTCTATGTTTGGGAGGAAGGAAGATGTTTGTATGTGAGCAAAAGCTTTATACTAGAAGCCAGCTGAAACGGCATATAAGTTTAGGGGACTCTGTAGTGGATGGAAGCGAGAGGGAAAGAGGTGGCTTCAAGGGACATCCTATGTGTAAGTTCTGCAAAATTGCATTCTATGGCGAGAGTGAAATTTACACTCACATGACTACTGATCACTATAGGTGTCATTTATGCCGCAGTTCTGGAGAAGAGTATGAGTATTATAGAGATTATAACGATCTAGAGATCCACTTTGAGCGAGGCCATTTTCCGTGTGAAGATGAGTCTTGCCTTGAGAAAAAGTTTGTGGTGTTCCAATCCAAGGCAGAATTGAAGATGCATAGTACTCTGGAACATGGAGGGCGTATGTCTCGCTCACAGCGTAATGCTGCTCTCCAGTTACCTACTAGCTTCAGATATGGGCCAAGTAATGAGCAAGATAGTAGGCGCGGAGGAATAGGTGTGACTTTTGGTGGCGATTCTTCTGATGATCAAGAAAGCAGTGTGGAGACACATAATGCTGATGAAACATTGCATGATCCTTCATCATCAACTAGCCAAGCTGGTAGTTCGAAATTACTTGGAGATAGAAGTGACATTGATCCGATCATTAAGCCAATTGAGTGGTTAAGTAGATCTTTAGGTGAACCATCTTCAAAGTATCTTCAAGTAGCCTTGGGAAAAAATGGTGGGAGAGCTAAAGCGCAGTTGGAGGACTCTTCCTTGTTTCCTCCCCTTGCACCtggcagcagcagcagtcaACCAACATCCAAACCTGACTCAGATTATGCTTTGCCTGACAGCAATACCATGGCAGCACATCTCCGTAGGAAAAGCAACCGCAAGATGGCTGTTGAATGTCCTGATACTAAGCCTGCTGTTATTAGTTTTAGTGAGGCTTGGCCGGCAGCGGGGCATGTAGCACCACCTACTGGTTCATCTCAGACGCTGTGGCCTAGAACTAATGTTTCAGGGATGGCATCAGTAGTTACCAAGCCTGCTGTTAGTTCTAGACATGCTTGGCCAGCAGCCAGGCCTGTAGCACCACCTACCATCTCATCTCAGACGCCGTGGCCTAAAGCAAATGTGAGTGTAGCAGCACCTACTAAATTATCTCAGACGCTGTTGCCTAAAAGTAATAGTCAGAACAAGGAGTGGCCTAAAACGAAGGTTTCATGTTCTGGTCAGAATAAGATGGCCTTTGGTAAAGGAGCGGCACAGTCTAGCTATGCAAGCTCCGCTATGCACGCTCGAGTAGTTGAGAATCAAGAAACAGCAACAGAAAAGAACAAGTGTGTAAGCTTGGATTCTACTTTGGATTTCCCTCCTGTTTCTGCAGCACAAGTGGTGTTCAGGTTGCCCCAGCATACTAGTGAGCCTGTATTGAAAGTGGGGGATTTTCGAGCTGCTAATAAGTCCTTGGTGGAAAATATTCGTGCTGCTGTTGGCTTCGACGAAGACAAGTACACTGCGTTTAAGGACATATCTGTACAATACAGTCGGGGATTAGTAGACATCAAAGTATATTTTGACTTTGTGAGGCAGTTTGGGTTGTCACATCTTGTCCTTGACTTGGCTAGACTGTGCCCGGAGGCCCAGAAGCAGCGTGATCTGATTGATGCCTACAATGCCAGTATGAGAAGCAATGGTGCAGAAGAGGATGAAGGATGGTCCCAGGTCAATGTCCGATTGAAAGATTCGAAGAAGGGTAAAGGGAAGAGTTCTAATAAGAATGGTTCTACTGCAGCAGCGGCTTTGGAGCTCAGTAATTCAGCTGGAGGACCCGTCCAGGGTGCTTGGAGGAATAAAGGCGGCCATAAACACTTTTAG